The proteins below are encoded in one region of Aequorivita iocasae:
- a CDS encoding FtsL-like putative cell division protein, which translates to MKEGFYNIIKGKFLVSDDALKNWRFIIFLSVLALIMIGSSHSADKKVHKISKLNAQVKELKSEYVDVRMLLMQARMESKIIAAMESHGLQPSTTPPKRIRIIEPENKK; encoded by the coding sequence TTGAAAGAAGGTTTTTACAACATAATAAAAGGAAAATTTTTGGTGAGCGACGACGCGCTGAAAAACTGGCGCTTTATCATTTTCCTCTCCGTATTGGCTTTGATTATGATTGGCAGTTCGCACAGCGCAGACAAAAAAGTCCATAAAATTTCAAAATTGAATGCACAAGTGAAAGAACTGAAAAGTGAATATGTTGATGTGCGAATGTTGTTGATGCAGGCACGGATGGAGAGCAAAATTATTGCCGCAATGGAAAGTCATGGGTTGCAACCATCCACAACACCTCCGAAAAGAATTCGAATAATTGAACCGGAAAATAAAAAATAG
- a CDS encoding alpha/beta fold hydrolase — translation MSENLKKEGKFSYLEIGEGTPIIILHGLMGGLSNFDGVADFFPPKGYKILIPELPIYKMTLLRTNVKNFAKYVGQFIDHLGYEEVILLGNSLGGHIGLLCTKMYPEKVKALVITGSSGLYESAMGESYPKRGDYDYIKKKAENVFYDPAVATKEIVDDVYETVNDRNKLIRTLAIAKSAIRHNMAKDLPKMYTPTCIIWGKNDNVTPPEVAIEFDELLPDSELFWIDKCGHAAMMEHPDEFNELLYSWLQKRGF, via the coding sequence ATGTCGGAAAACTTAAAGAAAGAAGGAAAATTTTCATATTTAGAAATAGGTGAAGGCACACCAATAATCATTCTTCACGGACTAATGGGCGGGTTAAGCAATTTTGACGGAGTTGCAGATTTCTTTCCGCCAAAGGGATATAAAATCCTTATACCCGAATTGCCCATTTACAAAATGACCCTCTTGCGTACCAACGTGAAAAATTTCGCGAAATACGTGGGGCAGTTTATCGACCATTTGGGTTATGAGGAAGTGATTCTTTTGGGAAATTCGCTGGGTGGGCACATTGGCCTACTCTGCACAAAAATGTATCCCGAAAAAGTAAAAGCTTTGGTAATCACCGGAAGTTCTGGTCTTTACGAGAGCGCCATGGGCGAAAGCTACCCAAAACGCGGCGATTATGATTACATAAAGAAAAAAGCCGAAAACGTTTTTTACGACCCTGCTGTGGCTACCAAAGAAATTGTGGACGACGTTTATGAAACCGTAAACGACCGAAACAAATTAATACGGACACTGGCCATTGCAAAAAGTGCCATCAGGCACAATATGGCAAAGGATTTGCCCAAAATGTACACCCCAACCTGTATTATCTGGGGGAAAAATGACAACGTAACCCCTCCGGAAGTAGCCATTGAGTTTGATGAACTACTACCAGATTCTGAATTATTCTGGATTGATAAATGTGGCCACGCCGCAATGATGGAGCATCCCGATGAGTTTAATGAACTTCTTTACTCTTGGTTACAGAAACGAGGGTTTTAG
- the mraZ gene encoding division/cell wall cluster transcriptional repressor MraZ produces the protein MLNLIGTYECKADVKGRVMVPAPLKKQLATVAPEGFVIKRAVFQPCLEIYPMKEWDALMLKMGELNRFNRKNNDFIRRFTAGVKTVELDATGRLLIPKDLLSFAGINKEIVFSSAINIVEVWDKEKYEQAIDDAASDFADLAEEVMGNKSNDGDGIS, from the coding sequence ATGCTCAATCTAATAGGCACATACGAATGTAAAGCAGACGTAAAAGGAAGGGTCATGGTACCTGCGCCGCTGAAAAAGCAGTTGGCGACCGTGGCTCCCGAAGGCTTCGTTATCAAGCGCGCGGTCTTCCAGCCCTGCCTGGAAATTTACCCGATGAAGGAATGGGACGCCCTCATGCTGAAAATGGGCGAGCTGAACCGATTCAACAGAAAAAATAACGATTTCATAAGAAGGTTTACGGCTGGCGTAAAGACTGTAGAGCTTGATGCTACAGGCCGATTGCTCATTCCAAAGGACTTGCTCTCTTTTGCCGGCATCAACAAGGAAATTGTGTTCTCTTCCGCGATAAACATTGTGGAGGTTTGGGATAAGGAAAAATACGAACAGGCCATTGACGATGCCGCAAGCGATTTTGCCGATTTGGCCGAAGAAGTAATGGGAAATAAAAGCAATGATGGTGATGGAATATCATAA
- the rsmH gene encoding 16S rRNA (cytosine(1402)-N(4))-methyltransferase RsmH, with protein MEYHNPVLLKETVDGLNIKPDGVYVDVTFGGGGHSREILKRLGPAGKLIAFDQDKDALQNAIDDMRFLLINQNFRFLKQFLRFHGFRTVDGILGDFGVSSHQFDVAERGFSTRFEADLDMRMNRDTNFSAYTVVNKYEEVQLRNVLSNYGELRSAAGMARVIVEARQTEMIKTSEQLKKVLSRFLPAHKENKILAQIYQAIRIEVNQELEALKEFLLQTNEVLKPGGRLSLISYHSLEDRLVKRYIRNGLFEGEPEKDAFGHFEVPFKAVGKFIIPSDEEIKQNNRARSAKLRIAEKI; from the coding sequence ATGGAATATCATAATCCGGTTTTGCTGAAAGAAACTGTTGATGGGCTTAACATAAAGCCAGATGGGGTTTATGTTGATGTCACTTTCGGCGGTGGCGGCCACTCCCGCGAAATCCTGAAGCGGTTGGGCCCCGCTGGAAAACTCATCGCCTTTGATCAGGACAAGGACGCTTTGCAAAACGCTATCGACGATATGCGTTTTTTGCTTATAAACCAAAATTTTCGGTTTCTGAAGCAATTTTTGAGATTCCACGGTTTTAGGACGGTGGACGGGATTTTGGGCGATTTCGGGGTTTCATCGCATCAGTTTGATGTGGCCGAGAGAGGTTTTTCTACCCGTTTTGAAGCCGATTTGGATATGCGTATGAATCGCGATACAAATTTTTCGGCATATACGGTGGTCAATAAATATGAAGAGGTTCAATTGCGAAATGTGCTTTCAAATTACGGTGAATTGCGAAGCGCTGCAGGAATGGCCCGCGTAATTGTGGAAGCGCGCCAGACCGAAATGATAAAAACGAGCGAACAATTAAAAAAAGTGCTCAGCAGGTTTCTGCCGGCGCATAAAGAAAACAAGATTTTGGCCCAGATATATCAGGCCATTCGCATCGAGGTGAATCAGGAACTGGAGGCGTTGAAAGAGTTTTTGCTTCAAACGAACGAAGTTTTAAAACCGGGTGGGCGCCTTAGTTTAATAAGCTATCACTCTTTGGAGGATAGGTTGGTAAAAAGATATATCCGCAACGGATTGTTTGAAGGGGAGCCAGAGAAGGATGCTTTTGGGCATTTTGAAGTGCCGTTCAAGGCGGTGGGGAAATTTATAATCCCTTCCGATGAAGAAATAAAACAAAACAACCGTGCCCGAAGTGCCAAGCTTCGCATAGCGGAAAAAATATAA
- a CDS encoding UDP-N-acetylmuramoyl-L-alanyl-D-glutamate--2,6-diaminopimelate ligase → MILLKDILYKVTIESVVGSTSVAINNLEFDSRNVSLNDVFIAIKGTVSDGHQFIKKAADQGALAIICETLPENIINGITYVQVADSHKALAIMAANYYGNPSEELKLVGITGTNGKTTVSSLLYQLFKKAGLEAGLLSTVKIMVGDTEFKATHTTPDSLTINKYLREMVDAGVEYCFMEVSSHGIHQKRTEALHFTGGVFTNLSHDHLDYHKDFAEYRDVKKSFFDALPKSAFALVNVDDKNGLVMLQNTKARKYTYALKTYADYKAQILESQFTGQLLKINNQELWVKLIGGFNAYNLLAIFGTAHLLELKELEILQIMSTLESVGGRFQYLISEKKITAIVDYAHTPDALKNVLETINEIRTGNEEVITVVGCGGDRDAQKRPVMGNIAASLSTKVVFTSDNPRTENPEKIIEQIEKGVPAEHYKKTISITNRKEAIKAACQMAQENDIILIAGKGHETYQEINGERFDFDDFKIVNQLLTALNK, encoded by the coding sequence GTGATATTGTTAAAGGACATATTGTACAAAGTTACCATCGAAAGCGTCGTTGGCAGTACTTCCGTGGCTATAAACAATCTGGAATTTGATTCCCGAAATGTTTCTTTAAACGACGTTTTTATTGCGATAAAGGGAACGGTTTCAGATGGGCATCAATTCATAAAAAAAGCTGCCGACCAAGGTGCCTTGGCTATTATTTGCGAAACCTTGCCAGAAAACATCATCAACGGAATTACCTATGTGCAGGTTGCGGATTCGCATAAGGCATTGGCGATAATGGCTGCCAATTACTACGGCAATCCTTCCGAAGAATTAAAGCTTGTCGGTATAACCGGAACCAACGGGAAAACAACGGTTTCTTCTCTTTTATATCAACTTTTTAAAAAAGCGGGCTTGGAAGCTGGCTTGCTTTCCACCGTAAAAATAATGGTTGGCGATACCGAATTTAAAGCCACGCACACTACGCCGGATTCGTTGACCATCAACAAATATTTGCGCGAAATGGTGGACGCTGGCGTGGAATATTGCTTTATGGAAGTGAGTTCGCACGGAATCCACCAAAAACGAACTGAGGCGCTTCATTTCACCGGAGGCGTTTTCACCAATCTTTCGCACGACCATTTGGATTATCACAAAGATTTTGCGGAATACCGCGATGTGAAAAAGTCCTTTTTTGATGCTTTGCCGAAATCTGCTTTCGCACTGGTAAATGTGGATGACAAAAACGGCTTGGTAATGCTTCAGAATACGAAAGCGAGAAAATATACCTACGCCCTAAAAACCTACGCCGACTATAAAGCCCAAATTCTGGAAAGCCAATTTACAGGGCAACTTCTGAAAATAAACAATCAGGAATTGTGGGTGAAATTGATTGGTGGATTCAACGCGTATAATCTACTTGCAATTTTTGGTACCGCACATCTTTTGGAGTTAAAGGAACTTGAAATTCTTCAAATAATGAGCACACTGGAAAGTGTGGGCGGCAGGTTTCAATATTTAATTTCAGAAAAGAAAATCACTGCTATTGTGGATTATGCACATACGCCCGATGCCCTGAAAAATGTCTTGGAAACCATAAATGAAATCCGCACGGGCAACGAAGAAGTTATAACCGTGGTAGGCTGTGGCGGTGACCGCGATGCCCAGAAGCGCCCGGTTATGGGAAACATTGCCGCTTCGTTGAGCACCAAAGTGGTTTTTACCAGCGACAATCCGCGCACCGAAAATCCTGAAAAAATTATCGAACAGATTGAAAAAGGCGTGCCTGCCGAGCATTATAAAAAGACGATTTCAATAACAAATAGAAAGGAAGCCATAAAAGCGGCTTGCCAAATGGCGCAGGAAAACGATATCATTTTGATTGCCGGAAAAGGCCACGAAACCTATCAGGAAATAAACGGAGAGCGCTTCGATTTTGATGATTTTAAAATAGTAAACCAACTTTTAACCGCCCTAAACAAATAG
- a CDS encoding penicillin-binding protein gives MAFEEKNILNRLYVVAGCMFLFALAISVKLMNIQFVDGEKYRELAKENTTKNFVIPANRGNVYADDGSLLATSVPKYDIRFDAVTVSSEDFKENLKPLSEGLSKMFGKPVSHYQNMFRKARADKNRYLLIVKNLGYSDYIKVKNLPLFRKGPYKGGIIVEQRTVREHPIGKIAQRTVGDEAYDRPGYYAVGLEGAFNDLLTGKEGHRLKQKIAKGQWKPISDDNEIEPQDGYDIVSTINVNIQDIAHHALLKQLEYYEAEHGTVIVMEVATGEIKAVSNLGRTSNGTYYEKLNYAIGESHEPGSTFKVMAMMAALEDKVIDTSTVVDTGNGVKVFYGRKIYDSHRGGYGKISAAKALEVSSNIGLATIINDNYSKNPNKFINRLKSWHLTEKTGVAIKGEGVPMIPQPGDKKWSKNALPSMAYGYNLRLTPLQTLNFYNAIANNGVMVKPRFIKEVRAWNEKVTTYDTKVINPKICSDETLAKIKEIMKNTVMRGTGKSLYSPDFSMAGKTGTARTEYWMPDWKSNRRYISSFAGFFPAENPKYSCIVIIHKPSTKKGFYGADVSGPVFKRIAQKIFTESRNIDKVESIEQPDPTIEKDFERYYAKLQQPAKTIPNVTGMAGMDAVSLLENLGLRVQVVGNGTVASQSIKSGETLKKGQTITLNLS, from the coding sequence ATGGCTTTTGAGGAAAAAAACATATTAAACCGTCTATACGTCGTTGCCGGATGCATGTTTCTTTTTGCGCTTGCCATTAGTGTGAAGTTGATGAACATTCAGTTTGTGGATGGTGAAAAATATCGCGAATTGGCAAAGGAGAACACCACGAAAAACTTCGTGATTCCTGCGAACCGCGGAAATGTTTACGCCGATGATGGCAGTCTTTTAGCTACTTCAGTCCCAAAATATGACATCCGCTTTGACGCGGTAACGGTTTCTTCGGAAGATTTCAAGGAAAATTTAAAGCCACTTTCCGAAGGGTTGAGCAAAATGTTTGGGAAGCCCGTTTCGCATTATCAAAATATGTTCAGAAAAGCGCGTGCCGATAAAAACAGGTATTTGCTTATCGTAAAAAATCTGGGCTATTCAGATTATATAAAGGTGAAAAACCTGCCGCTTTTCCGCAAAGGTCCCTACAAAGGTGGAATTATTGTGGAACAGCGCACCGTCCGCGAGCATCCCATTGGTAAGATAGCGCAACGCACCGTGGGCGATGAGGCTTATGACCGTCCGGGATACTACGCCGTTGGTTTGGAGGGAGCATTCAACGATTTGCTTACGGGCAAGGAAGGCCATAGGCTAAAGCAAAAAATAGCCAAGGGCCAGTGGAAGCCAATTTCCGACGACAATGAGATTGAGCCGCAGGATGGCTATGATATCGTTTCAACCATAAACGTGAACATTCAAGACATCGCTCACCACGCCTTGCTAAAACAATTGGAATATTACGAAGCCGAGCACGGAACCGTAATTGTGATGGAAGTAGCAACGGGCGAAATAAAAGCCGTCTCAAATTTGGGCCGCACCTCCAACGGAACCTATTATGAAAAATTGAACTACGCCATCGGCGAATCGCACGAGCCGGGCTCTACCTTTAAGGTAATGGCAATGATGGCCGCTTTGGAAGATAAGGTAATAGACACCAGTACCGTGGTTGATACAGGCAACGGCGTAAAGGTTTTCTACGGAAGAAAAATTTACGATTCGCACCGAGGCGGCTACGGAAAAATTTCGGCTGCAAAAGCTTTGGAAGTTTCTTCAAACATTGGATTGGCCACAATTATAAATGATAACTATTCCAAAAATCCCAACAAATTCATCAACCGTTTAAAAAGCTGGCATCTTACCGAAAAAACAGGCGTTGCCATTAAGGGTGAAGGCGTACCAATGATTCCACAGCCTGGCGATAAAAAGTGGAGCAAGAATGCACTTCCTTCTATGGCCTATGGGTATAACCTACGTCTCACTCCACTTCAAACTTTAAATTTTTACAATGCCATTGCCAATAACGGCGTAATGGTAAAACCTCGTTTTATAAAGGAAGTCCGCGCTTGGAATGAAAAAGTAACTACCTACGACACCAAAGTAATAAACCCTAAAATTTGTTCTGATGAAACCTTGGCCAAAATCAAGGAAATTATGAAGAACACTGTAATGCGTGGTACGGGTAAATCGCTTTATTCTCCAGATTTTTCAATGGCCGGTAAAACCGGAACTGCCCGAACCGAATATTGGATGCCGGATTGGAAAAGCAACCGCCGTTACATTTCTTCTTTTGCAGGCTTTTTTCCTGCGGAAAACCCAAAGTATTCTTGTATCGTGATTATTCACAAACCGAGTACGAAAAAAGGGTTTTACGGCGCCGATGTTTCGGGACCTGTTTTTAAAAGAATTGCCCAGAAAATTTTTACCGAGTCCCGAAATATCGACAAGGTTGAAAGCATAGAACAACCAGACCCAACCATTGAAAAGGATTTTGAAAGATATTATGCCAAGTTGCAACAACCCGCCAAAACAATTCCGAATGTAACCGGAATGGCAGGAATGGACGCCGTTTCCTTACTTGAAAATCTCGGGCTGCGAGTGCAGGTTGTGGGCAATGGCACCGTTGCCAGCCAATCCATAAAGTCTGGCGAAACTTTAAAGAAGGGACAAACCATAACCTTGAATTTATCGTGA
- the murD gene encoding UDP-N-acetylmuramoyl-L-alanine--D-glutamate ligase encodes MKQRLVILGGGESGVGTAMLGLKKGFEVFVSDFGKIKEKYKQVLINNGIKWEEEGHSEAKILSADIVMKSPGIPDKAPIVKKLHEKGVKVISEIEFASKYTKATIVGITGSNGKTTTASLTYELLKDGGLNVALGGNIGKSFAEQVSEEKFENFVLELSSFQLDGIEIFAPHIAVLTNLSPDHLDRYDYKYENYIASKFRITMNQTSQDYFIYDADDVEIIKWLSQNSIKSQPLPFSTKKELNQGAFKRNNEIIIKINNTEFTMPIATIGIQGEHNVKNAMAASTVATLLRIRKQTIRESLEGFQGVEHRLEKVLKINNVMYINDSKATNVNATFYALDSMENPTVWIVGGVDKGNDYSELLPLVNEKVKAIICLGVDNEKIINAFGNVVDTIIETDSMAMAVQVAYKLAERNNTVLLSPACASFDLFENYEDRGRQFKDAVRNL; translated from the coding sequence GTGAAACAGCGGTTGGTGATTTTAGGAGGAGGCGAAAGCGGGGTAGGCACAGCCATGTTAGGATTAAAAAAGGGGTTTGAAGTATTTGTTTCAGACTTCGGAAAAATAAAGGAAAAGTACAAACAAGTTCTTATAAATAATGGAATTAAATGGGAAGAGGAAGGCCATTCCGAAGCCAAAATTCTTTCGGCTGACATAGTGATGAAAAGTCCGGGAATTCCCGATAAGGCACCAATTGTTAAAAAGTTGCACGAAAAGGGAGTGAAGGTTATTTCTGAAATTGAATTTGCTTCAAAATATACCAAAGCAACAATCGTAGGAATAACCGGAAGCAACGGAAAAACAACCACCGCAAGTTTGACCTATGAATTGCTGAAAGACGGCGGATTGAATGTGGCTTTGGGAGGTAACATCGGAAAGAGTTTTGCAGAGCAGGTTTCAGAGGAAAAGTTTGAAAATTTCGTACTCGAACTCAGCAGTTTTCAGCTGGACGGCATTGAAATCTTTGCACCGCATATTGCAGTTTTGACCAACTTGAGTCCGGACCATTTGGACCGATATGATTATAAATATGAAAATTATATCGCTTCAAAATTCAGGATAACGATGAACCAAACCTCGCAGGATTACTTCATTTATGACGCAGATGATGTTGAAATCATAAAGTGGCTTTCGCAAAATTCCATAAAATCACAACCGCTGCCTTTTTCAACCAAAAAAGAATTGAATCAGGGAGCATTTAAAAGAAACAACGAAATAATAATAAAAATAAATAATACAGAATTTACTATGCCAATCGCAACAATCGGAATACAAGGGGAACACAATGTAAAGAACGCAATGGCCGCCAGTACGGTAGCCACACTACTGAGAATTAGAAAACAGACCATTCGTGAAAGTCTTGAAGGATTTCAAGGTGTGGAGCACAGATTGGAAAAAGTTTTGAAGATAAACAATGTGATGTATATCAACGATTCCAAAGCCACGAATGTAAACGCAACTTTTTATGCTTTGGACAGTATGGAAAACCCAACCGTGTGGATTGTGGGCGGTGTGGACAAAGGGAATGATTACAGCGAACTCTTACCATTGGTGAATGAAAAGGTAAAGGCGATTATCTGCTTGGGAGTTGATAATGAGAAAATAATCAATGCCTTCGGAAATGTTGTGGATACAATAATTGAAACCGATTCCATGGCGATGGCGGTGCAGGTTGCCTACAAATTGGCTGAAAGAAATAACACCGTTTTGCTTTCCCCGGCCTGTGCAAGTTTTGATTTATTTGAAAACTACGAAGATCGCGGCAGACAGTTTAAGGATGCGGTGCGAAATCTATAA
- a CDS encoding FtsW/RodA/SpoVE family cell cycle protein, with protein sequence MKNIFHYIQGDKAIWGIVGLLALFSFLPVYSSSSNLAYLYGDGSTLPYLLRHFSHLVLGFGILYGIHKIPYHYFRGLSIIAMPIIILLLIITMAEGTTIDGANASRWIRLPFVGITFQTSTLAGVVLMTYVARYLSRIKDKTVTFKETILPLWLPVFLVLALILPANFSTTAIFFSMIVMLVFVGGYPLKYLGIILGAGLIFLTLFVLTAKAFPGVFPNRVDTWISRVENFSDDTDTEADYQIEKAKIAIASGGVAGLGPGKSVQKNFLPQSSSDFIYAIIVEEFGLLGGMFLMVMYLFLLFRIVVVAHKSTSIFGKLLVIGVGLPIVFRAMINMAVAVELFPVTGQNLPLISSGGTSIWMTCLALGMILSVSAKREVVAKEETEENPLDILSETI encoded by the coding sequence GTGAAAAATATTTTCCATTACATACAGGGTGATAAAGCAATCTGGGGAATTGTAGGCCTTTTGGCGTTATTTTCCTTTTTGCCGGTTTACAGTTCTAGTAGCAATCTGGCCTATTTGTACGGAGATGGAAGCACGTTGCCTTATTTGCTCCGTCATTTTTCACATTTGGTTTTAGGTTTTGGAATTCTTTATGGGATCCACAAAATACCTTATCATTATTTCCGGGGACTTTCCATTATCGCCATGCCGATTATAATTTTGCTTTTGATAATCACGATGGCAGAGGGTACAACTATAGATGGAGCCAACGCAAGCCGCTGGATACGTTTGCCTTTTGTAGGTATTACATTTCAAACTTCTACACTCGCAGGAGTGGTTTTGATGACTTATGTAGCACGGTATCTTTCGCGCATAAAAGACAAGACGGTTACTTTTAAGGAAACAATTTTACCGCTGTGGTTGCCAGTATTTTTAGTGCTGGCATTAATACTTCCCGCTAACTTTTCTACTACGGCAATTTTCTTTTCAATGATCGTGATGTTGGTTTTTGTAGGAGGCTATCCTTTAAAATATTTGGGAATAATCCTAGGTGCAGGATTAATATTCCTTACGCTTTTTGTGCTTACGGCTAAGGCATTTCCAGGCGTTTTCCCAAACCGTGTGGATACTTGGATAAGCCGTGTTGAAAACTTTAGTGATGATACAGATACAGAGGCCGATTATCAAATAGAAAAAGCAAAAATAGCAATCGCCTCTGGTGGTGTGGCGGGATTGGGGCCTGGAAAAAGCGTACAGAAAAACTTTTTACCTCAGTCTTCCTCAGATTTTATTTATGCAATAATCGTTGAAGAATTTGGCCTTTTGGGCGGCATGTTTTTGATGGTTATGTATTTGTTTCTGCTTTTCAGAATTGTCGTTGTAGCGCACAAATCGACCTCCATTTTTGGAAAACTATTGGTCATTGGCGTGGGCTTACCCATTGTTTTTAGGGCGATGATCAACATGGCTGTTGCCGTCGAATTGTTTCCGGTAACGGGTCAAAACTTACCCTTAATAAGCAGTGGCGGTACCTCAATTTGGATGACGTGTTTAGCACTTGGAATGATTTTAAGCGTGAGCGCAAAACGGGAGGTGGTTGCAAAAGAAGAAACAGAAGAAAACCCATTGGATATTTTAAGCGAAACAATTTGA
- the mraY gene encoding phospho-N-acetylmuramoyl-pentapeptide-transferase, with amino-acid sequence MLYYLFEYLDKTYDVPGAGLFNFITFRAILAVILSLFIATVYGKKIINYLQKKQVGESIRDLGLEGQNEKAGTPTMGGIIIILATLVPVLLFAKLENIYVILLIVTTVWMGTIGFIDDYIKKFKNDKQGLPGKFKVIGQIGLGLFVGTTMYLHPDIIVQRTIENPETETQVTEVIAKESVNTFYVKDKAMLTTIPFVKENEFNYSKLISWAGEDYKSYVWLIFIPIVIFIITAVSNGANLTDGIDGLAAGTSAIIGLTLALFAWVSGNVIFSDYLNIMYIPNTGEMTIFITAFVGALIGFLWYNTYPAQVFMGDTGSLTIGGIIAVIAIAVRKELLIPILCGIFLMENLSVVLQVSWFKYTKKKFGEGRRIFRMSPLHHHYQIKGFHESKIVTRFWIVGIFLAIITIVTLKIR; translated from the coding sequence ATGCTTTACTATCTTTTTGAATATTTGGATAAAACATACGACGTGCCAGGTGCGGGGCTGTTCAATTTTATTACGTTCCGGGCAATTTTGGCGGTTATCCTTTCGCTTTTTATCGCCACGGTTTATGGAAAAAAAATAATCAATTATCTACAGAAAAAACAAGTTGGCGAATCTATCCGTGATCTTGGTTTGGAAGGTCAAAACGAAAAAGCAGGAACCCCGACCATGGGCGGAATCATTATAATTCTCGCCACATTGGTTCCTGTTCTGCTTTTTGCGAAACTTGAAAACATTTACGTAATTCTTTTGATTGTTACCACCGTTTGGATGGGAACCATCGGATTTATTGATGATTATATCAAAAAGTTTAAAAATGACAAACAAGGATTACCGGGAAAATTTAAGGTAATTGGCCAAATTGGTTTGGGCCTTTTTGTGGGTACAACCATGTATTTGCACCCAGACATTATTGTGCAGCGTACCATCGAAAATCCTGAAACTGAAACTCAAGTAACAGAAGTTATTGCCAAAGAGTCCGTAAATACATTTTACGTAAAGGACAAAGCAATGCTTACCACCATTCCTTTTGTGAAGGAAAACGAATTTAATTATTCTAAACTCATAAGCTGGGCGGGTGAAGATTATAAAAGTTATGTGTGGCTCATTTTTATCCCCATCGTAATTTTTATTATCACGGCAGTTTCAAACGGTGCCAATCTCACAGATGGAATTGACGGTCTTGCCGCTGGGACCTCGGCTATAATTGGGCTAACGCTTGCGCTATTTGCATGGGTTTCCGGTAATGTTATTTTTTCAGATTATCTCAACATTATGTACATACCAAACACCGGTGAAATGACCATTTTTATCACCGCGTTCGTAGGAGCGCTTATCGGTTTTTTATGGTACAATACCTATCCCGCCCAAGTATTTATGGGCGATACGGGCAGTTTGACAATTGGCGGAATTATAGCCGTAATTGCAATTGCAGTTCGAAAAGAACTGCTTATACCCATTCTCTGTGGAATATTTCTGATGGAAAATCTTTCGGTTGTTTTGCAGGTAAGCTGGTTTAAGTACACAAAGAAAAAATTTGGTGAAGGCAGGCGCATTTTCAGAATGTCGCCATTGCATCACCACTATCAAATAAAGGGTTTCCACGAAAGTAAAATTGTTACGCGGTTTTGGATTGTGGGAATTTTTTTAGCCATTATCACGATCGTCACCTTAAAAATTAGATAA